In Kryptolebias marmoratus isolate JLee-2015 linkage group LG2, ASM164957v2, whole genome shotgun sequence, the genomic stretch TGATCCTCTATAAtcggttatttatttatttttatccttcAAGTAAAGAGTTTTTTCAGTAAAGCAGCTCGaatgtgattttgtttaaatctttgctgTAAATCAGAACAAAGTAAAAGAGGATTTTCTGCTGATTGTTGCTTATTGTGACTCTGTTCTTCCTGCTGGATTCTTATTATCCTCCATCTGTGGAGCCGCTGAGACGCAGGACTCATCCTGTTACGTAACGATTCTCTTATCTTCTGGTCCAAACGACAGAATTTAATCCCTTATTGATCATATTTGGAGACGGATGGAGGTCAGGGCAGATTAAAAACTTGGCTTTTCACAGCTCTGCAACAACAGGCTTCCATCTGTGCAAAAGTAATAATCCCTGTGTTTTAATCTGCCTCAGCAGGAGTCATCGGAGGGCAGAGATGTGTGAAAACAGGTTGGAGTCTGATTTTATAACAAGCTGGTATCATCTGTCGTACGTGGCGTGCAGGAGTGAATAAAGAGGCTTTAATCTGAGCAGGTTTTCTCTGTAGAAGAGCAGAACCAGTTTATCTGATTATTTGAGCCTCTTTCTGCTCACAGAAACAGGCTCAGCTCCAGTTTTTCCTCTCAGCAGCCCGGCTTTAAAGGCCTAAATCGGGGATTATTTGCCGTCTCTCTCCGCCTCTTGGCCCATTTTTCAGCATCAGTCGCTCTGCTCATCAtttcagctcctgctgctgctccgaGCAGAACCATGAGCCCGGCGGGGGTCCACCGAGGCTTCCTCAGGAAGTATGGTAGGATCTCACTTTTTATCTGTTggtttatttgctgttttagctgcaaGCTTTGCCCAAATATTGGAAGCCAAAAACAGCTTtagatgaaaaataattaacaaaattaGATTCGGGACTGTGTGAACCCAAATTTgagctgatttgtttgtttctgtgacgCCGACGTCACCTGAGGACAGTTTGAACCTTCAGAtcgttttaaaaagacaaaaccttaaaaaatgaaagtagaaAACAACACGAGAGGGCTCGTTTCTTCAGATCAGGACTTTCATGGAAGTTCATCACCCTGAGAGTCACTCTGTCATCAAATCCATCccagatgtttctgcagaatGTTGGATGTTGACTTCCATCCGTTTCATATCTCCTGTTGCATCCTGGTTGTTGGATCATGGTTTACTGGCTCCTCCGGTCTTTTTCCTGCTGCTCATGGAGATCATCGGCACCTTAAACCCTCACTGAGCGGGTCAGAACTTTACTAGTTTTTCGGCATCGGGCAGCTGCGTGATGAAAAGACTTTTATGTAAAGGAAAAAGAGCTTCTGCggaacagagaaacacacaaacagaatccAGAACGATTTAAACTGAcgatcagaaaaacaaaccaggtgagaaaccaaagaaataaaacgtCACAAAGTTTAAGAGTAGTTCTTGTAGTTTTGATCTGCTCTTTGGTGTTTTCTGTAGGTTTggttttctgcttcctgttctctTTAGTTGCTTCCAGCTCGACACACCTGTTGGTCGTCGGTGATCAGCACACCTGTCCTCCATCACCGATCACCACCTCAGGGCTGAGACGCTTCCTGCTTGACTCAGAGTTTATAAAATCTCCTAAATCTGCTTCCTGTTCTCCTGGATTCGACCAGAAGTCTcatgaaaacaatcaaacagctCTTAGAGGAGATATTCTGCCCCCTAGTGCTCAAACCTCTATACACGCAGATATTTGGTACCTTAAAGTACTAAAAACCTTCATTTATGATATATTTGGAATATAtgcaccagttttaaagtctaGTTGACTTTTCAATGCCATCTTGTTGGTTTTGTGctgcttcctgttcctgtttggCCAAGTTTGGAAGTTTGTTGCTGGacaattaaagaaaatcttattaaaactaaaatctaaatgtcCAAAAAGGATAGCTTGGAGctaaagtagaaaaagaaacaaacagagtcGTTAGCTGAGCAGatttcagaaacaatgaagagatcttaatgtgtttctgtgaggaaaGAAAGTGAAATAATTAGAAAAGTTTCAAAGTTGGAACAACCAGCAGCTGTTTAGattcatgaaataaaaacagaaaacagtcgtgtgaatgctgagtgtttACTGCATTCACCCGCAGAAGATGAATTTTTggctttaatttgaataaaaagccTCAGATTATTGTTGTAAATTCCCATCAGTGCCTCGGTTCTCCCTCCGCTGCAGCTGTTGCTCTCACCTTCATCTCTAATAAATACAACAATGCAGGTCGTTCTCCGTCTGTTATCTCCTTACACAACAGGTGGGGACACCTACAACACAACTACAGGATGAAAAtgggacagaaatgtttttgttcagaggTTAAAGGTTTCTCTGATGTTTGATGAAGCTGTTTCCCTGTTCATCAGACTTCTGGGTTAATTCAGAACTCAGAAACACGAGGAAACGGATCATCGGAGCTGAAAACCAAAGGATGAGGCTTGTTCTGTTTCCACAGCTCCTTTCCTCAGAATatattcagatatttgttttgtttccagtaaAGCTCAGCCTCATTACAGCtatctgctttttgttgaaGATAAACTTgtataaatgttctgtttgcagATTTAAGAACCACACTTTGTTACTGAAATGACCCTGtaggaaacaaactgaagatgaaagttttaatttaattatttctctgaaaatagCAGCATTTATTCCTAATAAAAAGCCTGCTTGCTGCTCTGCAGGGGGATTCATGTTCAAGCAGTGGAAGGAGAAGTTCCTGGTTCTGACCATGGAGGGAAGCCTGCTGGTGTGCCGGGACGCAGAGTCCCCCCCGGACCAGGTGGTGCCTCTGCAGTCCGGCTGCCAGGCCGTCGCCGAGGGCCGAGAGATCCTGGACCTGCCCAGGTTACCCCCGGGGGGCCGCAGGGACTGCTGCTTCGCCCTCATCCTGCCCCAGAACaagttcctgctgctgctgtcggaCGGGCCGGAGGACTGCAGGTTGGCTCCTGGTCTTTGGCCTCTGCTGTCTTTTGTCCCACTGCCTATCAGGCCTTTTACTGATTTAATGTTTAGCTGGGTCTGTCCTGTTATCGGCCTGGATCTGTGTCAGAGATAACggcttgttgtttttactttccaGTCTCTGGCTGAAGCTCATCAGGAAAGTCAGAGAGGTTAGTCAGCACTTTTTGTCTccattaaaccttttatttgatttttgttgctcTCATTTCAAGTTGGGCTctttaacaaacaacaatgatgCAGAAAGCTTAAAAACGCACATTGCCACTCACTCTCATGACGTTgaagtttttataaaatgaaacagaagcCGTGAAGTTTGAGACTTTTTAACTTCAAACATTTGATAAAGAGAGCAGCTATTTTCACCCTGCAGAGATCAGAGACGTGCCGTCATGGAGGGGAAAGATAAagtctgtaaaataataaaataataataaaagtgatGTGATCCTCAGGAGGCTGGATAACGATTCAGATCGAACCTCAGCTGAACTCCAGTCTTCATTTaatcaacagaaacaaaacagaaaagctgcttctttatgatttaggataaaaaacagaatccaggtgtgtgttaacacaatgccagaGCGGAAAgtcatcagcaatgacctcagagaagcagctgggaggggtcaaaggtcatctggggTCCATcgttttacagacagaaagattattcacaagaggagacatttaggacagctgcagattcaccctgaaggtcagactgtgcagtgctcagcctctgcagctccttctggaTTTTAGCAGAGAATCTttcttcagtttgatttaaaatcgTGACTCTTTGATAACGAGCGTTTGTGTCCTAAGCTTCagggtttctgtttttcagggCGTCTCGTCGCCCCGCGGCCTTCAGAGGCAGCGCAGCTTCACGCCCTGCATCACAGACCGAGACCCGCCGTCCGCCCGGGAGCCCGGGTCGCCCTGGGTTGGGGGGGGCTCGCTCAGAGACAGAGGTCACAGCTTGATTTATGAACATTTCACCCGAGGTCAAGGTTCAAACagagatatttaaaataaaaggatctTAAATGTCGTCCCACAGCCGGACCCCGGCGGCCTCTGAGGAGCGTCTCCGTGGCCCCGCCTCACCGCGTCTCAGACTGCCTTCGCCACGGCAACAGCAGCGACGCCCGGGCGGTGAGGGCGGTGTGCCTGCTGATGGGCGGAGCCGCGGCCTCCTCCGCTTTGGGCTACCTCAACGCCTGCGCCCCCTCCTCGCCCCTCGCCACCAGGGCCCCCGAGGGGCCCCACGGCTCGGGGGCCTTCTCGGACCTTCCGGCGGGGGGTCAGTTCCACGCCTGCAGCCCGGACGTCGACTCGCCTCCCTTCAACAGCTTCGACTTCGAGGCTGACTCCGACTTTGACGCGTTTGACTGCGGAGGGTTCGCCTTCTGAGTGTGACCCCGCCCCCCGTGGTTAATGAGTCATCACCTGTCAGGTCAAACACGTCTGATTGATTAATTATTGAAGCTGTTCTGATTAATTAACTCCTGAACTCAGTCCTGATGAACCCAGAATTTGAAATGACCTCATAtctttaattataaaacaaaaacaaagtcagaaagctaaaataaaaacagaagcggAACAAAGTTCGGCGTGTTTCTGTGGGgagaatatttgtaaataaagttttaaacctgAACGAGACGAAcggctgaaataaaacaaagagtcaaaagtttgtcttgaaatgattgtttttctgcttgttgcCTCCGTTTCCTTTTCAcctgattaaagaaaaacaacctttaCTCTCCTTTGGCACACAGATGGGAGTTTAAAGGTGGATTGTAAATAAATCCTGCTTCCCTGACGACTCGGGGCCTTTTACTCCACATTCACAGCAGGTGGGGAGGTGAGATGATGCAGCAGATCCAGTTTTTGACAGTCGGCTTGTAGGTTTGATTTTACTTTCAGTGCCTGACCTCTGAGCAACAACTACCACTTGTTACAGAgctgaaaaaagagaaaaacaagcaaataaacaatattttctgtccagatttgagtatttttgacGACACAACTGTGACAGACCCACTCATTATTAAAGAATGAACAGAATCTGACCTCAGTGTTGTTTTCTTCAACATCAGGTCACAAAATAAGAACAAGAATTTAAgttataaaagttatttttattattcttggATTTCTGACAACTTTTAATTCACTGCTAGTCTCGAAGCTTTCATTACAACTAAAGAAGAAATGCATCAAAACGTGACGCTCGATCAGAAATCTGTGCCTGACTTCCCTATGATGTCGAcaaatttttacagaaaaactgaaacatttgagGAGAAAAgccggtcctgtttggatctccacagctcagatttttaaattctttaacaCTTTTTACACCATTGCAGTTTGAGTTTAAGATTTTATCTGAAATGTCTGCATcgatgaaaaaaaggaaaacaaatcaaatcgaGTCCTGGTTTGGTTCAATAAAACTCAACGTtggcagaaaaatgaaataaatgaaaaccaaatGTCTCCTGATGATAAATCTGTTCTTCCTGCagagaagaataaaataaaacgtgtttgttaaataaagtttggTTTGAAAAAATGTAAGTTAAACTGTTTAACTAACAGCTGAagaatgtttgaataaaaccagcagaactggaagctaaaagcagccagTATGttgaagcaggttttaaaagaaaataatgctTTTTATGAGAATAAAGAGATCTCCATGTTTtatatgaggaaaatatttaaagttaagTATTCTGAAAAGTatagaaataacaaaaacaaaagtcctgAATAACATAACTTTTTACTGAGCATTTACTAATTATTCacttattattaatattattattagcaGCAGTATTGTGACTCTGCAGACTGTAAGAAGTTATCtgaataattataataattaccataaataaaaactaagtgTTTCTgaatgttcacactgcaggacTCAATGAtcagatcagtttgtttttcgTGTCTGTTTACATTATTAATGAATGTGACGTCATCGGACGGGCCTAAAGCAACCCGCATGCGCAAAGGCCGTGACGTCACTACGCGTTTACGGAAGTGAACGTGAACTCCGGTATCGATTCTAAGGTTGTTGCGCAACCGACGCCAGCTGAATCCTCTTCTGTCCCGCTTGTTTCGGCCGGGGTTCGGATGGACCTCTGCTCCTTCCCGCCTCCTCCGGAGCAGAATAACTCCTCAAACAGGAGCAAAGAAggagaaacaaactcaagtatcgATCCCATCGCGCTAGTATCGATCCGACCCGACTGTAAAGTTTGCATCGTTAGTTGGTGAAGATTCTCGGTGATCCAGGACAggttcaatttaaaaacatttaaaaacaggacgAAGCAACTGGACCCAGTTCTGCAGCTGAGGACGGGCTGCAAACTGCAGGACTGTGGTATCGATACTCTCTGGTTCTGGATCGATCCGCACTCAGTTTTGACAACAACAATCTGAGGCAGGACAAAACTTTTCTGAGGCAGGAGTTCAGTCCAGGAAATAACTCCTTTGGATCAGATTACAGGCTTGTAAAGCTcttcttttaaatctgaatgGATCTCATGCCAGAAGCTGTCTGTTCTCgttctttaaaggtttttcttatttttttctaactccTTATGAAACAGCGGAGCAGTTTTTCacccagaagcagctgaaggttttgggCGGATCACGTGGATCACCTGTGAC encodes the following:
- the LOC108244678 gene encoding uncharacterized protein LOC108244678 yields the protein MSPAGVHRGFLRKYGGFMFKQWKEKFLVLTMEGSLLVCRDAESPPDQVVPLQSGCQAVAEGREILDLPRLPPGGRRDCCFALILPQNKFLLLLSDGPEDCSLWLKLIRKVREGVSSPRGLQRQRSFTPCITDRDPPSAREPGSPWVGGGSLRDRAGPRRPLRSVSVAPPHRVSDCLRHGNSSDARAVRAVCLLMGGAAASSALGYLNACAPSSPLATRAPEGPHGSGAFSDLPAGGQFHACSPDVDSPPFNSFDFEADSDFDAFDCGGFAF